Proteins found in one Vulpes vulpes isolate BD-2025 chromosome 13, VulVul3, whole genome shotgun sequence genomic segment:
- the SHC1 gene encoding SHC-transforming protein 1 isoform X4, whose protein sequence is MNKLSGGGGRRTRVEGGQLGGEEWTRHGSFVNKPTRGWLHPNDKVMGPGVSYLVRYMGCVEVLQSMRALDFNTRTQVTREAISLVCEAVPGAKGATRRRKPCSRPLSAILGRSNLKFAGMPITLTVSTSSLNLMAADCKQIIANHHMQSISFASGGDPDTAEYVAYVAKDPVNQRGLAQDVISTIGQAFELRFKQYLRNPPKLVTPHDRMAGFDGSAWDEEEEEPPDHQYYNDFPGKEPPLGGVVDMRLREAAPLGAVRPTPHVVQTPSHLGATLPVGQPVGGDPEIRKQMPPPPPCPGKELFDDPSYVNVQNLDRARQAGGGAGPPNPAINGSVPRDLFDMKPFEDALRVPPPPQAVAMAEQLRGEPWFHGKLSRREAEALLQLNGDFLVRESTTTPGQYVLTGLQSGQPKHLLLVDPEGVVRTKDHRFESVSHLISYHVDNHLPIISAGSELCLQQPVERKL, encoded by the exons ATGAACAAGCTGAGTGGAGGAGGCGGGCGCAGGACGCGGGTGGAAGGGGGCCAGCTGGGGGGCGAGGAGTGGACCCGCCACGGGAGCTTCGTCAATAAGCCCACGCGGGGCTGGCTACATCCCAACGACAAAGTCATGGGACCTGGGGTTTCCTACTTGGTTCGG tACATGGGCTGTGTGGAGGTCCTGCAGTCGATGCGTGCCTTGGACTTCAACACCCGCACCCAAGTCACCAG GGAGGCCATCAGTCTGGTGTGTGAGGCTGTGCCCGGTGCCAAGGGGGCGACAAGAAGGAGAAAG CCCTGTAGCCGCCCACTCAGTGCCATCCTGGGGAGGAGTAATCTGAAATTTGCGGGAATGCCAATCACTCTCACCGTCTCCACCAGCAGCCTCAACCTTATGGCCGCAGACTGCAAACAG ATCATCGCCAACCACCACATGCAGTCTATCTCATTTGCGTCCGGTGGGGACCCG GACACAGCTGAGTACGTCGCCTATGTTGCCAAAGACCCGGTGAATCAGAGAG GGCTTGCTCAGGATGTCATCAGCACCATCGGCCAGGCCTTCGAGTTACGCTTCAAACAATACCTCAGGAACCCGCCCAAGCTGGTCACCCCTCATGACAG GATGGCTGGTTTTGACGGCTCAGCttgggatgaggaggaggaagagccacCTGACCACCAGTACTATAATGACTTCCCGGGGAAGGAGCCCCCTCTTGGGGGAGTGGTGGATATGAGGCTTCGGGAAGCAGCCCCCCTGGGGGCTGTTCGGCCCACCCCACACGTTGTCCAGACCCCCAGCCACCTGGGAGCAACGCTG CCTGTGGGGCAGCCTGTTGGGGGAGACCCAGAAATTCGCAAACAGATGCCACCTCCACCACCCTGCCCAG GTAAAGAGCTCTTTGATGATCCATCCTACGTCAATGTCCAGAACCTAGACAGGGCCCggcaagcagggggtggggctgggcccCCCAATCCTGCCATCAATGGCAGCGTGCCCCGAGACCTCTTTGACATGA AGCCCTTCGAAGATGCGCTTCGGGTGCCTCCACCTCCCCAGGCGGTGGCCATGGCTGAGCAGCTCCGAGGGGAGCCCTGGTTCCATGGGAAGCTGAGCCGGCGGGAGGCCGAGGCCCTGCTGCAGCTCAATGGGGACTTCCTGGTGCGGGAGAGCACGACCACACCCGGCCAGTACGTGCTCACTGGCTTGCAGAGTGGGCAGCCCAAACACCTGCTGCTGGTGGACCCGGAGGGTGTG GTTCGAACAAAGGATCACCGCTTTGAGAGTGTCAGCCACCTCATCAGCTACCACGTGGACAATCACTTGCCTATCATCTCTGCGGGCAGTGAACTCTGTCTCCAACAGCCTGTGGAACGGAAGCTGTGA
- the SHC1 gene encoding SHC-transforming protein 1 isoform X2 produces the protein MDLLPPKPKYNPLRNESLSSLEEGASGSTPPEELPSPSASSLGPILPPLPGDESPTTLCSFFPRMSNLKLANPAGERLGPKGEPGRASEDGEGTGGAAVLDSAPLPLLQDMNKLSGGGGRRTRVEGGQLGGEEWTRHGSFVNKPTRGWLHPNDKVMGPGVSYLVRYMGCVEVLQSMRALDFNTRTQVTREAISLVCEAVPGAKGATRRRKPCSRPLSAILGRSNLKFAGMPITLTVSTSSLNLMAADCKQIIANHHMQSISFASGGDPDTAEYVAYVAKDPVNQRGLAQDVISTIGQAFELRFKQYLRNPPKLVTPHDRMAGFDGSAWDEEEEEPPDHQYYNDFPGKEPPLGGVVDMRLREAAPLGAVRPTPHVVQTPSHLGATLPVGQPVGGDPEIRKQMPPPPPCPGKELFDDPSYVNVQNLDRARQAGGGAGPPNPAINGSVPRDLFDMKPFEDALRVPPPPQAVAMAEQLRGEPWFHGKLSRREAEALLQLNGDFLVRESTTTPGQYVLTGLQSGQPKHLLLVDPEGVVRTKDHRFESVSHLISYHVDNHLPIISAGSELCLQQPVERKL, from the exons ATGGATCTCCTGCCCCCCAAGCCCAAGTACAATCCACTTCGGAATGAGTCTCTGTCATCGCTGGAGGAAGGGGCTTCAGGGTCCACCCCACCGGAGGAACTGCCTTCCCCATCGGCCTCCTCCCTGGGGCCCATCCTGCCACCTCTGCCTGGGGATGAGAGTCCCACCACCCTGTGCTCCTTCTTCCCCCGGATGAGCAACCTGAAGCTGGCTAACCCAGCTGGGGAGCGCCTGGGGCCAAAGGGGGAGCCAGGAAGGGCCtctgaggatggggaggggaccGGAGGGGCTGCCGTGCTAGACtcagcccccctgcccctcctccaggacATGAACAAGCTGAGTGGAGGAGGCGGGCGCAGGACGCGGGTGGAAGGGGGCCAGCTGGGGGGCGAGGAGTGGACCCGCCACGGGAGCTTCGTCAATAAGCCCACGCGGGGCTGGCTACATCCCAACGACAAAGTCATGGGACCTGGGGTTTCCTACTTGGTTCGG tACATGGGCTGTGTGGAGGTCCTGCAGTCGATGCGTGCCTTGGACTTCAACACCCGCACCCAAGTCACCAG GGAGGCCATCAGTCTGGTGTGTGAGGCTGTGCCCGGTGCCAAGGGGGCGACAAGAAGGAGAAAG CCCTGTAGCCGCCCACTCAGTGCCATCCTGGGGAGGAGTAATCTGAAATTTGCGGGAATGCCAATCACTCTCACCGTCTCCACCAGCAGCCTCAACCTTATGGCCGCAGACTGCAAACAG ATCATCGCCAACCACCACATGCAGTCTATCTCATTTGCGTCCGGTGGGGACCCG GACACAGCTGAGTACGTCGCCTATGTTGCCAAAGACCCGGTGAATCAGAGAG GGCTTGCTCAGGATGTCATCAGCACCATCGGCCAGGCCTTCGAGTTACGCTTCAAACAATACCTCAGGAACCCGCCCAAGCTGGTCACCCCTCATGACAG GATGGCTGGTTTTGACGGCTCAGCttgggatgaggaggaggaagagccacCTGACCACCAGTACTATAATGACTTCCCGGGGAAGGAGCCCCCTCTTGGGGGAGTGGTGGATATGAGGCTTCGGGAAGCAGCCCCCCTGGGGGCTGTTCGGCCCACCCCACACGTTGTCCAGACCCCCAGCCACCTGGGAGCAACGCTG CCTGTGGGGCAGCCTGTTGGGGGAGACCCAGAAATTCGCAAACAGATGCCACCTCCACCACCCTGCCCAG GTAAAGAGCTCTTTGATGATCCATCCTACGTCAATGTCCAGAACCTAGACAGGGCCCggcaagcagggggtggggctgggcccCCCAATCCTGCCATCAATGGCAGCGTGCCCCGAGACCTCTTTGACATGA AGCCCTTCGAAGATGCGCTTCGGGTGCCTCCACCTCCCCAGGCGGTGGCCATGGCTGAGCAGCTCCGAGGGGAGCCCTGGTTCCATGGGAAGCTGAGCCGGCGGGAGGCCGAGGCCCTGCTGCAGCTCAATGGGGACTTCCTGGTGCGGGAGAGCACGACCACACCCGGCCAGTACGTGCTCACTGGCTTGCAGAGTGGGCAGCCCAAACACCTGCTGCTGGTGGACCCGGAGGGTGTG GTTCGAACAAAGGATCACCGCTTTGAGAGTGTCAGCCACCTCATCAGCTACCACGTGGACAATCACTTGCCTATCATCTCTGCGGGCAGTGAACTCTGTCTCCAACAGCCTGTGGAACGGAAGCTGTGA
- the SHC1 gene encoding SHC-transforming protein 1 isoform X3, with translation MNKLSGGGGRRTRVEGGQLGGEEWTRHGSFVNKPTRGWLHPNDKVMGPGVSYLVRYMGCVEVLQSMRALDFNTRTQVTREAISLVCEAVPGAKGATRRRKPCSRPLSAILGRSNLKFAGMPITLTVSTSSLNLMAADCKQIIANHHMQSISFASGGDPDTAEYVAYVAKDPVNQRACHILECPEGLAQDVISTIGQAFELRFKQYLRNPPKLVTPHDRMAGFDGSAWDEEEEEPPDHQYYNDFPGKEPPLGGVVDMRLREAAPLGAVRPTPHVVQTPSHLGATLPVGQPVGGDPEIRKQMPPPPPCPGKELFDDPSYVNVQNLDRARQAGGGAGPPNPAINGSVPRDLFDMKPFEDALRVPPPPQAVAMAEQLRGEPWFHGKLSRREAEALLQLNGDFLVRESTTTPGQYVLTGLQSGQPKHLLLVDPEGVVRTKDHRFESVSHLISYHVDNHLPIISAGSELCLQQPVERKL, from the exons ATGAACAAGCTGAGTGGAGGAGGCGGGCGCAGGACGCGGGTGGAAGGGGGCCAGCTGGGGGGCGAGGAGTGGACCCGCCACGGGAGCTTCGTCAATAAGCCCACGCGGGGCTGGCTACATCCCAACGACAAAGTCATGGGACCTGGGGTTTCCTACTTGGTTCGG tACATGGGCTGTGTGGAGGTCCTGCAGTCGATGCGTGCCTTGGACTTCAACACCCGCACCCAAGTCACCAG GGAGGCCATCAGTCTGGTGTGTGAGGCTGTGCCCGGTGCCAAGGGGGCGACAAGAAGGAGAAAG CCCTGTAGCCGCCCACTCAGTGCCATCCTGGGGAGGAGTAATCTGAAATTTGCGGGAATGCCAATCACTCTCACCGTCTCCACCAGCAGCCTCAACCTTATGGCCGCAGACTGCAAACAG ATCATCGCCAACCACCACATGCAGTCTATCTCATTTGCGTCCGGTGGGGACCCG GACACAGCTGAGTACGTCGCCTATGTTGCCAAAGACCCGGTGAATCAGAGAG CCTGCCACATCCTGGAATGTCCCGAAGGGCTTGCTCAGGATGTCATCAGCACCATCGGCCAGGCCTTCGAGTTACGCTTCAAACAATACCTCAGGAACCCGCCCAAGCTGGTCACCCCTCATGACAG GATGGCTGGTTTTGACGGCTCAGCttgggatgaggaggaggaagagccacCTGACCACCAGTACTATAATGACTTCCCGGGGAAGGAGCCCCCTCTTGGGGGAGTGGTGGATATGAGGCTTCGGGAAGCAGCCCCCCTGGGGGCTGTTCGGCCCACCCCACACGTTGTCCAGACCCCCAGCCACCTGGGAGCAACGCTG CCTGTGGGGCAGCCTGTTGGGGGAGACCCAGAAATTCGCAAACAGATGCCACCTCCACCACCCTGCCCAG GTAAAGAGCTCTTTGATGATCCATCCTACGTCAATGTCCAGAACCTAGACAGGGCCCggcaagcagggggtggggctgggcccCCCAATCCTGCCATCAATGGCAGCGTGCCCCGAGACCTCTTTGACATGA AGCCCTTCGAAGATGCGCTTCGGGTGCCTCCACCTCCCCAGGCGGTGGCCATGGCTGAGCAGCTCCGAGGGGAGCCCTGGTTCCATGGGAAGCTGAGCCGGCGGGAGGCCGAGGCCCTGCTGCAGCTCAATGGGGACTTCCTGGTGCGGGAGAGCACGACCACACCCGGCCAGTACGTGCTCACTGGCTTGCAGAGTGGGCAGCCCAAACACCTGCTGCTGGTGGACCCGGAGGGTGTG GTTCGAACAAAGGATCACCGCTTTGAGAGTGTCAGCCACCTCATCAGCTACCACGTGGACAATCACTTGCCTATCATCTCTGCGGGCAGTGAACTCTGTCTCCAACAGCCTGTGGAACGGAAGCTGTGA
- the SHC1 gene encoding SHC-transforming protein 1 isoform X1 has translation MDLLPPKPKYNPLRNESLSSLEEGASGSTPPEELPSPSASSLGPILPPLPGDESPTTLCSFFPRMSNLKLANPAGERLGPKGEPGRASEDGEGTGGAAVLDSAPLPLLQDMNKLSGGGGRRTRVEGGQLGGEEWTRHGSFVNKPTRGWLHPNDKVMGPGVSYLVRYMGCVEVLQSMRALDFNTRTQVTREAISLVCEAVPGAKGATRRRKPCSRPLSAILGRSNLKFAGMPITLTVSTSSLNLMAADCKQIIANHHMQSISFASGGDPDTAEYVAYVAKDPVNQRACHILECPEGLAQDVISTIGQAFELRFKQYLRNPPKLVTPHDRMAGFDGSAWDEEEEEPPDHQYYNDFPGKEPPLGGVVDMRLREAAPLGAVRPTPHVVQTPSHLGATLPVGQPVGGDPEIRKQMPPPPPCPGKELFDDPSYVNVQNLDRARQAGGGAGPPNPAINGSVPRDLFDMKPFEDALRVPPPPQAVAMAEQLRGEPWFHGKLSRREAEALLQLNGDFLVRESTTTPGQYVLTGLQSGQPKHLLLVDPEGVVRTKDHRFESVSHLISYHVDNHLPIISAGSELCLQQPVERKL, from the exons ATGGATCTCCTGCCCCCCAAGCCCAAGTACAATCCACTTCGGAATGAGTCTCTGTCATCGCTGGAGGAAGGGGCTTCAGGGTCCACCCCACCGGAGGAACTGCCTTCCCCATCGGCCTCCTCCCTGGGGCCCATCCTGCCACCTCTGCCTGGGGATGAGAGTCCCACCACCCTGTGCTCCTTCTTCCCCCGGATGAGCAACCTGAAGCTGGCTAACCCAGCTGGGGAGCGCCTGGGGCCAAAGGGGGAGCCAGGAAGGGCCtctgaggatggggaggggaccGGAGGGGCTGCCGTGCTAGACtcagcccccctgcccctcctccaggacATGAACAAGCTGAGTGGAGGAGGCGGGCGCAGGACGCGGGTGGAAGGGGGCCAGCTGGGGGGCGAGGAGTGGACCCGCCACGGGAGCTTCGTCAATAAGCCCACGCGGGGCTGGCTACATCCCAACGACAAAGTCATGGGACCTGGGGTTTCCTACTTGGTTCGG tACATGGGCTGTGTGGAGGTCCTGCAGTCGATGCGTGCCTTGGACTTCAACACCCGCACCCAAGTCACCAG GGAGGCCATCAGTCTGGTGTGTGAGGCTGTGCCCGGTGCCAAGGGGGCGACAAGAAGGAGAAAG CCCTGTAGCCGCCCACTCAGTGCCATCCTGGGGAGGAGTAATCTGAAATTTGCGGGAATGCCAATCACTCTCACCGTCTCCACCAGCAGCCTCAACCTTATGGCCGCAGACTGCAAACAG ATCATCGCCAACCACCACATGCAGTCTATCTCATTTGCGTCCGGTGGGGACCCG GACACAGCTGAGTACGTCGCCTATGTTGCCAAAGACCCGGTGAATCAGAGAG CCTGCCACATCCTGGAATGTCCCGAAGGGCTTGCTCAGGATGTCATCAGCACCATCGGCCAGGCCTTCGAGTTACGCTTCAAACAATACCTCAGGAACCCGCCCAAGCTGGTCACCCCTCATGACAG GATGGCTGGTTTTGACGGCTCAGCttgggatgaggaggaggaagagccacCTGACCACCAGTACTATAATGACTTCCCGGGGAAGGAGCCCCCTCTTGGGGGAGTGGTGGATATGAGGCTTCGGGAAGCAGCCCCCCTGGGGGCTGTTCGGCCCACCCCACACGTTGTCCAGACCCCCAGCCACCTGGGAGCAACGCTG CCTGTGGGGCAGCCTGTTGGGGGAGACCCAGAAATTCGCAAACAGATGCCACCTCCACCACCCTGCCCAG GTAAAGAGCTCTTTGATGATCCATCCTACGTCAATGTCCAGAACCTAGACAGGGCCCggcaagcagggggtggggctgggcccCCCAATCCTGCCATCAATGGCAGCGTGCCCCGAGACCTCTTTGACATGA AGCCCTTCGAAGATGCGCTTCGGGTGCCTCCACCTCCCCAGGCGGTGGCCATGGCTGAGCAGCTCCGAGGGGAGCCCTGGTTCCATGGGAAGCTGAGCCGGCGGGAGGCCGAGGCCCTGCTGCAGCTCAATGGGGACTTCCTGGTGCGGGAGAGCACGACCACACCCGGCCAGTACGTGCTCACTGGCTTGCAGAGTGGGCAGCCCAAACACCTGCTGCTGGTGGACCCGGAGGGTGTG GTTCGAACAAAGGATCACCGCTTTGAGAGTGTCAGCCACCTCATCAGCTACCACGTGGACAATCACTTGCCTATCATCTCTGCGGGCAGTGAACTCTGTCTCCAACAGCCTGTGGAACGGAAGCTGTGA
- the CKS1B gene encoding cyclin-dependent kinases regulatory subunit 1 — MSHKQIYYSDKYDDEEFEYRHVMLPKDIAKLVPKTHLMSESEWRNLGVQQSQGWVHYMIHEPEPHILLFRRPLPKKPKK; from the exons ATGTCGCACAAACAGATTTACTATTCGGACAAATACGACGACGAGGAGTTCGAGTACCG GCATGTCATGTTGCCCAAGGACATAGCCAAGCTGGTCCCTAAAACCCATCTGATGTCAGAATCTGAATGGAGGAATCTTGGTGTTCAGCAGAGTCAGGGATGGGTCCATTATATGATCCATGAACCAG AACCTCACATCTTGTTGTTCCGACGGCCACTGCCCAAGAAGCCGAAGAAATGA
- the PYGO2 gene encoding pygopus homolog 2 — MAASAPPPPDKLEGGGGPAPPPAPPGTGRKQGKAGLQMKSPEKKRRKSNTQGPAYSHLTEFAPPPTPMVDHLVASNPFEDDFGAPKVGGAAPPFLGSPVPFGGFRVQGGMAGQVPPGYGTGGGGGPQPLRRQPPPFPPNPMGPAFNMPPQGPGYPPPGNMNFPSQPFNQPLGQNFSPPGGQMMPGPVGGFGPMISPTMGQPPRGELGPHSLPQRFAQPGAPFGPSLQRPGQGLPSLPPNTSPFPGPDPGFPGPGGEDGGKPLNPPAPTAFPQEPHSGSPAAAVNGNQPSFPPNSSGRGGGTPDTNSLAPPSKVGGGSGPQPPPGLVYPCGACRSEVNDDQDAILCEASCQKWFHRECTGMTESAYGLLTTEASAVWACDLCLKTKEIQSVYIREGVGQLVAANDG; from the exons ATGGCCGCCTCGGCGCCGCCCCCACCGGACAAGCTGGAGGGAGGTGGCGGCCCCGCACCGCCCCCTGCGCCGCCCGGCACCGGGAGGAAGCAGGGCAAGGCCG GTTTGCAGATGAAGAGCCCAGAAAAGAAGCGGAGGAAGTCCAACACTCAG GGCCCTGCATACTCACATCTGACGGAGTTTGCACCACCCCCGACTCCCATGGTGGATCACCTGGTTGCATCCAACCCTTTTGAGGATGACTTCGGAGCCCCTAAAGTTGGGGGTGCAGCCCCTCCATTCCTTGGTAGTCCCGTCCCCTTTGGAGGCTTCCGTGTACAGGGGGGCATGGCAGGCCAGGTACCCCCAGGCTACGgcactgggggtggagggggtccCCAGCCTCTTCGTCGACAGCCACCCCCTTTCCCTCCCAACCCTATGGGCCCTGCTTTCAACATGccgccccagggccctgggtaCCCACCCCCAGGCAACATGAACTTTCCTAGCCAACCCTTCAACCAGCCTCTGGGTCAGAACTTCAGCCCTCCCGGTGGACAGATGATGCCAGGCCCAGTGGGGGGATTTGGCCCCATGATCTCACCCACCATGGGACAACCTcccagaggggagctgggcccCCATTCTCTCCCCCAGCGCTTTGCCCAGCCAGGAGCACCTTTTGGCCCTTCTCTCCAGAGACCTGGTCAGGGGctccccagcctgccccccaACACAAGTCCCTTCCCTGGTCCGGACCCTGGCTTTCCTGGTCCTGGTGGTGAGGATGGGGGAAAGCCCTTGAATCCGCCTGCTCCCACTGCTTTTCCCCAGGAGCCTCACTCAGGCTCCCCAGCTGCTGCTGTTAATGGGAATCAGCCCAGTTTCCCCCCAAACAGCAGTGGGCGGGGTGGAGGGACTCCAGATACCAACAGCCTGGCACCCCCCAGCAAGGTGGGCGGGGGCTCAGGCCCTCAGCCTCCCCCAGGCCTGGTATACCCATGTGGCGCCTGTCGCAGTGAGGTGAATGATGACCAGGATGCCATCCTGTGTGAGGCCTCCTGCCAGAAGTGGTTCCACCGAGAATGCACAGGCATGACGGAGAGCGCGTACGGGCTGCTGACCACCGAGGCCTCTGCTGTCTGGGCTTGTGATCTCTGCCTCAAGACCAAGGAAATCCAGTCTGTGTACATCCGGGAGGGTGTGGGGCAGCTGGTGGCTGCTAATGATGGGTGA